The following are encoded in a window of Phaseolus vulgaris cultivar G19833 chromosome 3, P. vulgaris v2.0, whole genome shotgun sequence genomic DNA:
- the LOC137807467 gene encoding class V chitinase-like has product MAYSKKFSFLIPFLLLMLHLHESTAKIKGGYWFTASGSPASNINSTLFNHLFCAFADLDPNTYKVTISSSNAAQFSSFTQTVQQKNPSVKTLLSIGGGASNPSTFSAMASQSSSRKSFIDSSIQQARSNNFHGVDLDWEYPSSSSDMQNLGLLAREFRTSLISEGRNSGKAPLLLTAAFFYSYNYYSLDYPAKAINESFDFINVMAYDFHGPNWFPNRTAPPAGLYFQRNSGAYQVSGDLGIRSWIAAGVAAQKLALGIPYYGYAWRLVNANNNGLYAPATGSAFGGDGSMGYNQIRAFVSQNRARCVYNSTVVTDYCYSGTTWIGYDDVQSVTAKVNYCKKNGLGYFVWHVGADDNWVLSQTAYRTMG; this is encoded by the exons ATGGCTTACTCTAAAAAGTTTTCATTTCTCATTCCCTTTCTCCTCTTGATGCTGCATCTCCATGAATCCACTGCAAAAATCAAAGGAGGGTATTGGTTCACTGCTAGTGGTTCTCCAGCATCAAACATCAACTCCACACTTTTCAACCATCTCTTTTGTGCCTTTGCAGACTTGGATCCTAACACCTACAAAGTCACAATTTCCTCTTCAAACGCTGCTCAGTTCTCATCCTTCACCCAAACCGTCCAGCAAAAGAACCCTTCGGTTAAAACCCTATTATCCATAGGAGGTGGTGCTTCCAATCCATCAACCTTTTCCGCGATGGCAAGTCAAAGCAGCTCCCGAAAATCATTCATCGACTCGTCAATACAACAAGCCCGATCAAACAACTTCCACGGCGTTGACCTTGATTGGGAGTACCCATCGTCTAGTTCAGACATGCAAAACCTAGGTCTACTCGCAAGAGAATTTAGAACATCTTTGATTAGCGAGGGTAGAAATTCAGGGAAGGCACCTTTGCTCTTAACGGCTGCATTCTTTTACTCTTACAACTACTACTCATTGGACTACCCTGCTAAGGCAATCAATGAGAGCTTTGACTTTATAAATGTAATGGCTTATGATTTCCACGGTCCAAACTGGTTCCCCAATAGGACAGCACCGCCAGCTGGTTTATATTTTCAGAGAAATTCAGGAGCCTACCAAGTGAGTGGAGATCTAGGAATCAGATCTTGGATTGCAGCCGGTGTGGCTGCACAAAAACTAGCTTTGGGTATTCCCTATTATGGCTATGCATGGCGTTTGGTGAATGCTAATAACAATGGATTGTATGCTCCAGCTACTGGTTCTGCCTTTGGTGGAGATGGGTCCatggggtacaaccagattagGGCTTTTGTGAGCCAGAATAGAGCACGGTGTGTGTACAATTCAACAGTGGTCACTGATTATTGCTATTCTGGGACAACATGGATTGGCTACGATGATGTTCAGAGTGTAACTGCCAAGGTTAATTACTGCAAGAAAAATGGTTTGGGCTATTTTGTTTGGCACGTTGGTGCAGACGACAATTGGGTTCTTTCTCAAACAG CTTACCGTACGATGGGATGA